The Streptomyces sp. cg36 genomic interval CTAACCGCCCCGGTTCCCCGGCCGCCGGGCCGTCCGCGAGCCCGGCGGAGCGGGCGCCGCGCGCGGTGCGGCGCGCGGGCGGCACCGGCACCGGAACGCGCGGCGCGGACCGCTGGGCCACCGCCTCCCGGCCGTCGCCCGCCCGGCCCGGCCGCGCCACGGCCCGCTCGCTGAACCAGCCCTTGGGCACCTCGGGGCCCAACGCGCTGATCCGGGCGCGCAGTTCGGCGCAGCGGGCGGTGGCCCGGGCCAGGTCGTCCTGGATCCACGGCAGCTCGCGCGGCGCCGCGCCCGGCAGCCGGTCGGCCGCGTGCGCCTGCTCGCGCAGCATCACGGTGAGCCGCTCGCGCAGGGCCTCACGGCCGCCGGGCCGGGTGTCGTGGACCGCCGCGGCGGCGGTGTGCAGGGCGCGCGCCCGTACCGTCTCCCGCCCCACCGCTTCGGCGCCGTGCGTCGGCACGAGGTCCTGGAGCAGCGATTCGACGACGTCCCACGGCGGGATCTCGCTGCCGTCGAAACAGGCCGCCATGCCGTCGGGATCGCGCTGCCAGAAGACCCCGTACCAGCCGTCGTACCGGTCGAGCAGAGCCGCCATCCGGCCCATGTACTGGACGAAAACCCCGATGTCCACCGGGAGTTGATTGACCGTCATCCCACTCGCCCCCCAAGCGCTGACCGAACCCTAACGGTCCGTCGGGCATTCGATACCCGCCGTATTGCGCCCGTGTTACACCGAGGTCTTCGGCTCAATACCGCTGTATGACGGCGCGCCGAACGGCGTGGTGACGGCAGAAGTCGCGCGCCCCCCGGCGGCGCCCCCCGGCCCCGGGTGCGCGGGCCGGGGCCCGGTGGGGTCAGCGGGTGACGGGGCGGCCCGGGTTGCCCGCGTGCGTCAGCGTCTCCCAGGCCACGAACAGGTCGTCCGTGCCGGCCGGGCGCTGCCGCTCGGCCAGCCGTTCGGTCAGCGGCAACTTCAGGTGCATGCGGTTGCGCAGGTGGTTGAGGCCGACCTCGACGTCGGGGCCCATGGTGCGCTCGACCTTGCCGCCGCACAGCCAGGGCGGCGCGGCCTCGCCCAGCTGGTAGCGGGCGTGGAACTCCAGGGCGGCCCGCAGCCGCTCGGCCGACGGCCCGTACAGGTCCACGCCCTGCTGCCAGGCGGTCTCGGCGATGTGCGAGGAGGCGGCCAGCGAGTAGCCGATGTGCATGAAGTTGCGGCAGGTCTCCTGGCCGAGGCCGTCGGCGTAGACGCGCTGGCCGAACCAGTAGGTGGCCAGCTTCTCCGGGGTGTTCATGCTCCCGCCGGGCGGCACCTTGGGGAGGCTGCCGTCGGCGCGCAGGTAGAAGTACGCGGGGACCCGGGCGCGGTAGCGCTCCAGCGAGGCGTTGAAGAGGTCGCGGTCCTCCAGGAACACCGCGATGCCGATGGTCGCGTCGGTCATCGCCAGCTCCCAGTTCCCGTTGTAGTCGGGGACCTTGGCCGTCACGGCGGGCAGATACGCCTTGCGCAGCATCCATTTGAACCGCTGGACCGCCGCGCTCCCCCAGCCGGGGTAGCTCGCGTGCACGATGTCGGCGGCGCGCGCCCAGGAGGACCCGGCCCAGGCGGTCTGCAGCCCGGCGTTGCCCTCGGTGTGCTCCTTCATCACCTTCGACCAGCCGTCCATGATCGCGACGGCCTTCCTGGCGTGCGCCTCGTTGCCGTTGACCGTCCACAGCAGGGCCTGGGTGTAGGCGGCGAGGGCGTCCTCCCGCTCCGACAGACAGGCGGGCGGCCCGGCGTTGGGCGGACAGGGCACGGTCTCGGCGGGGTGCGGGACGTAGTCGAGCGAGCCGTAGCGGCTGGTGCGCATCTTCTCGTACGCCGAGTGCCAGGGCTCCTGGGCGGCCCGCACCCGGGCCCGTACGGTGTCGAGCTGGCTGCGGCCCACCACCACCCCGGGGTGGTGGAAGGTGACCACCGCCTCCTGGTCGGCCTCGGAGGCGGAGACCCGGGACGCGGGGGCACAGGCGGCGAGCACCAGCGCGGCGCCGACGGCGAACGCACCGGCCCGCCGGAGATACGGCCTCGTCGAGGAGGCGGACGGCTTGACCACACCCCCACGGTGCCGCGCCCGCCCCGGCCCCGCAGATTCTGTTGCGCCGACCGGGCACGGCCGCCGCCGCCCCGTGCCCGGGGAGCCCGTGCCCCGCTCAGGCGGGCAGCAGCGCGCAGTGCCCGGCGACCTCGTCCAGCGAGAGCCCCAGCACCCCGGCCAGCGCGGCCACGGTGAAGAACGCGGGGGTCGGCGCCCGTCCGGTCTCGATCTTGCGCAGCGTCTCGGCCGAGAGCCCCGCCGCCGCGGCGACCTCGGTCATGCTGCGCCCGTCCCGCGCGGTCCGCAGCAACCGGCCCAGCCGTTCGCCGCGCTCGCGCTCTTCGGGGGTGAGAGGGGTGCGGACCATGCCCCGAGTCTAGGCCCTGTCCGCCGGAACGGGTCGGCCGCGGTGCGGGCCGGGGGTACGGGGGTGTGGGGGCCGGGGGTGTGGGGGCCGGGGATGCGAGGTCCACGGGGGCCGGGGTCCGGGACCGGGGGCCGCCGTCGGGCCGTACCCACGACGGCGCGGCGGCCACCACCCCGTACCGCTCCTCACTCCTCGGCGCCCTCCATCCCCCACCCCGGCACCTGGAAGCGCGGGGTGACGTCGCGGCGGTGGACCTCGCCGCCGCACGCGCGGCACATGACGGCCGGGTCGAGGTCGGCGCCGCAGGAGTGCCGCCACACCGTGGGCGCCACCTCGGCCAGATGGCGGTCGCCCCAGTTCATCAGCATCAGCAGGACCGGCCGCAGCTCCTGCCCGGCCGCGGTGGCGCGGTACTCGTACCGCACCGGGCGCTCCTGGTAGGGGACCCTGCGCAGCACCCCCGCCTCCACGAGCCGCCGCAGCCGGGCGGTGAGGATGTCGCGGGGCGCCCCCACGTTGCGGGCGATCGCGTCGAAGCGGTGGACGCCGAAGAAGACCTCGCGCAGCACCAGGAGGGCGTACTTCTCCCCCACCACCGCCAGCGCGTCGGCGATCGAGCAGGGCCGGGCGTTCTTCCGCGACGTCGTCATGGACCCACGGTAGGCCAGGAACAGCAGTGCATTGGAATTTCCAACTCACGAAGTTATGGTGAGTCCAGTTTTCCAACTTACTCAGTGGTAGCCCCCCGGGGAGACCGGGCGGAGACGAGGAGCACGCCATGCGCGACGCCGTGATCGTGGAAGCCGTCCGTACGCCGATCGGGAAGGGCAAGCCCGGCGGAGCGCTCGCCGGGACGCACCCCGTGGAGCTCCTCGCCCACACCCTGCGCGCCCTCGTCGAGCGCAGCGGCGTCGACCCGGCGCTGATCGACGACGTGATCGGCGGCACCGTCGACCAGGTGGGCGAGCAGGCGATGAACACCACGCGGTACGCCTGGCTCTCCGCCGGGTTCCCCGACAGCGTCCCGGCGACCACCGTGGACCGCCAGTGCGGCTCCTCGCAGCAGGCCGTGCACTTCGCCGCGCAGGGCGTCATCTCGGGGGCGTACGACCTGGTGGTGGCGTGCGGGGTGGAGTCGATGAGCCGGGTGCCGATGTGGTCCAACGTGCCCGCCGGGGCGGATCCGTTCGGCCCGGGGGTCGCCGCCCGCTTCCCCGGGGGCCTGGTCCCGCAGGGCATCAGCGCCGAGCTGATCGCGGCGAAGTGGTCGATCGGCCGGGCCCGGATGGACGAGTTCGCCGCCGCCTCGCACCACAGGGCCGCGGCGGCCTGGGACGCCGGGCTCTTCGACGCGGAGACCGCGCCGCTTGCGGGGCTGCGCCGGGACGAGTCCATACGTCCGGCCACCACGCCGGAGGTCCTCGCCGGGCTGCGGCCGGCCTTCGAGGACCCGGGGTTCGCCGAGCGGTTCCCGCAGATCGACTGGTCGGTGACGGCCGGCAACAGCAGCCCCGTCAACGACGGGGCCTCCGCCGTGCTGATCACCTCCAGCGAGACGGCCGCCCGGCTCGGGCTGCGCCCGCTCGCCCGGCTGCACGGCTTCGCCGTCACCGGCTCCGACCCGGTGCTGATGCTCACCGGCGTGGTCCCGGCCACCGAGAAGGTGCTGCGCGGGTCGGGTCTGACCCTGTCGGACATCGATCTGTTCGAGGTCAACGAGGCGTTCGCGAGCGTGGTGCTGGCGTGGCAGCAGGAGACCGGGGCCGACCTCGCCAAGGTGAACGCTCACGGCGGCGCGATCGCGCTCGGCCACCCCCTGGGCGCCAGCGGCACCCGGCTGATGACCACGCTGGTGCACGCGATGCGGGCGCGCGGGGCGCGCTACGGCCTGCAGACCATGTGCGAGGCGGGCGGCCTGGCCAACGCCACCGTCCTGGAAGCCCTCTGACCGGCCACGACCACGGACGGCCGGACCGCGGCCACGGCCCGGCGCACCCCCGGGGCGGTATAGTAATTGCCACCGGACCGGTATAGTAATTGGAATGGTAGAGATCAAGACCGACACACAGATGGACGCGATGCGCGAGGCCGGGCGGGTGGTCGCCCGCGCGCTCGCGGCGGCGCGGGACACGGCGGCCGTGGGGGTCAGCCTGCTCGACCTCGACCGGGCGGCGCACGAGGTGCTGCGCGCGGCGGGGGCCTCCTCGCCGTTCCTCGGCTACCACCCGGAGTTCGCCCCGACCCCGTTCCCGGCCGTCGCCTGCGTCTCCGTCAACGACGCCATCGTGCACGGCGTCCCCGACGGCTACCGGCTGCGCGACGGCGACCTGGTCAGCGTGGACTTCGGCGCGGTCCTGGACGGCTGGGTGGGCGACTCGGCGATCAGCTTCACGGTCGGCCGGGCCCGCCCCGAGGACGTCCGGCTGATCTCCACGGCGTACGAGGCGCTGGAGGCGGGCATCGCGGCGGCCGTGGTGGGCAACCGCGTCGGCGACATCGCGCACGCGATCGGCTCGGTCTGCCGGGGCGCGGGCTACGGCATCCCCGACGGCTTCGGCGGGCACGGCGTGGGGCGCCGGATGCACGAGGACCCGGGCGTCCCCAACGAGGGGCGGCCGGGCCGGGGCATGAAGCTGCGGCACGGCATGGTGCTCGCCATCGAACCGATGCTGATCGCGGACGGGACCGACGACTACTACCCGGCTCCGGACGGCTGGACCCTGCGCACGGTGACCGGCACCCGGGCCGCGCACACCGAGCACACGGTGGCCGTCACGGACTCCGGACCGCGCGTCCTGACCATGGTCTGAACCGGACCCGGACGGGCCCCGCCCGGCGGCGCTCCACCGAAGCCGGATGGCCCAAACCGGATGCCCGGTTCGGGCCATCGGCGAGCGCCCCGGGCGGCCTCACGCTGGCTGGTCCGTACCTGTCCCGGAACGTGACCTTCTGCTGCCATGTACGTGCCAACCCCCCACAGGAGAACGGGCTGGCGACATGACCGAAGGGAGCGTCATGTTCAACGCACTGGCGATCGGCGGCGCCGCCGCCGTCCTGCTGGCGGCCCCGCTCAGCACGGCCCAGCACCCGGGCGGCTGGGGCACCCCGCCGCCCGACAAGATCGTGATCGACCTCGTCACCGTCAACGGCTCGGGCTGCCCGGCCGGCACGGCGGCCGTCGCGGTCTCGCCCGACAACACCGCGTTCACCGTCACGTACAGCAGCTATCTGGCGCAGGTCGGCAAGGGCTCCTCGCCCACCGACTTCAGGAAGAACTGCCAGCTGGCCCTGAACGTGCACGTCCCGCAGGGCTTCACCTACGCCATCGCCTCGGCCGACTACCGCGGCTTCGCCCATCTGGAGAAGGGCGCCACCGCGCAGGAGCGGGCGAACTACTACTTCCAGGGCATGTCCCAGACGGCCTACGTCACCCACCCCTTCAAGGGGCCGTTCGACGACGACTGGCAGACCAATGACACCACGGACGTGTCCGCCCTCGTCTACAAGCCGTGCGGCGAGGAGCGCTATCTGAACATCAACACCGAGCTGCGGGCGGGCGCCGGGACCTCCGACCCCGTCAACACCACCAGCTTCATCACGATGGACTCCACCGACGCCAGCATCACCACCGTCTACCACTTCTCATGGAAGGAGTGCCCCGCCGCGGTGACGCACCCATAGGGGTGCGCGCGGGCCGTCCACCCCGGTGGGCGGCCCGTACCGCCGCGGCCGTCAGTTCTCGGCGAGGAAGCGCCGGGCGAGCCGGTCACCGAGGGCCACCGCCTGCTGGTGGCTCTCGATCGGCTTGGCCTGCGAGTCCTTGAACAGGATGTAGGTGACCCCGGACGCGGCGCCGCCGGACACGGGGTCGGGGTTCATCCCCAGCGCCTTGGCGGTGGCGTAGGACGCCTCGCCGATGACCTTCGAGGGGCCGGTGTCCCCGACCACCGCGTACTCCACCCGGTCCCGGTAGATCACGGCGGCCACCCCGCCGCCCCTGATCCCGGCCGCGCCGTAGTTCCAGAGCGAACTCGCACCGGGCACCACCACGTACGAGAGCTCCTCGGCGCTCAGCGGCCTGCCGTCGGACTGGTGGAAGGCGGTGTCGTTCTGGAACCAGGGGTCGGTGGCGCGGTTGCAGACGGCGCCCGGCCGGCCGTCGCAGTCGATGTCCAGGTCCGCCTTCCAGAACACGGCCCCGTTCTTGCCGCACACCGGCACGGTCGCGGCGCTGTCGCGGTCGGTCCGGTACTTGCCCCGGGAGACCTGGTCGCACCCCTTCACCCGGGCCAGCAGGTCGGCGGCGGCGACCGGGCCGGTGTCCGTGCCGGAGGGGCCGTCGGCGGCGCGGGCCGCGGGCGGGACCGCCGCCGCGAGCAGGGCGGCACCGCAGGCGGCGGCAAGGGCGAGCTTTCGCGTGGGCACGTGGGGGTTCCTTCGGTGGGGGACGGGTCCGGCCTGACCGGAACAATCTGTCCCCGCCGCTCCGGGCGCCTCAACTTGAACTGCACCGAACGGGCGCGGCCCCCGTCCCGGTGGGGACGGGGGCCGCGCCGCACTTCACCCGCCCGGCGGACGGGTCCTGACGGAGGGTCACCCGGCCGGGTGCACCACCATCGCCGAACCGCCGCCGCGCCGCACCTTCTCGGCCGCCGCGACCCAGCGGCCGTCGGCGAGCCGCTCCACGCCGGTGGCCGCGCCGATCTCCGGGTTGAGCGTGAACGCCTGCCCCAGCGCCTGGAGTTGGGCCTTCAAGGGGCTGTTGTTGTAGAGCGCGGGCTCCAGCTCGGTGGCCGCCGCGTTGCGCTGGCTGGCCCGCGGCGCCGCGATCGCGTCGACCAGCGGCATTCCCCGGTCGAGCCGGTTGACCAGCGACTGCAGGACCGTGGTGATGATGGTCGCGCCGCCCGGCGAGCCGAGCGCCAGCACCGGCCTGCCGTGCCCGTCGAGGACGATCGTCGGCGACATGGACGAGCGGGGCCGCTTGCCCGGGCCCGGCAGGTTCGGGTCGTGGACGGCCGGACTGGCCGGGGCGAAGGAGAAGTCTGTGAGCTCGTTGTTGAGCAGGAAGCCCCGGCCGGGCACGGTGATGCCGCTGCCGCCGGTCTGCTCGATGGTCAGCGTGTAGGAGACGATGTTCCCCCACTTGTCCGCGACCGTCAGATGCGTGGTGTTCTCGCCCTCGTACGTGGTGGGCGCCGCCTTGCCGGACGTGGCGCAGGCCGCCGGATGGCGCGGGTCGCCGGGCGCGAGCGGGCTGGTCAGCGCCTTGGTGTCGCTGATCAGGCAGGCCCGGGAGTCCGCGAAGCGCTGGGAGAGCAGCCCCTTGGTGGGCACGTCCTCGAAGGCCGGGTCGCCCACCCAGCGCCCCCGGTCCGCGAACGCGACGCGGCTCGCCTCGATGTAGCGGTGCAGGTACTGGGCCTCGGTCGCCTTCGACAGATCGGTGCGCTCCAGGATGTTGAGCGCCTCCCCGACCGTGGTGCCGCCCGAGGAGGAGGGCGCCATGCCGTAGACGTCCAGGCCCCGGTAGCCCACCTTGGTCGGCGCCTGGCGCTCGACCCCGTACGCCGACAGGTCCCGGGCGGTGAGGTCGCCGGGGCGGGCGTTGCGCGGGGAGCCCGCCGCGAGCGGGGGCTTGCGGACGGTCCGCACGATGTCGCGGCCGATGTCCCCCCGGTAGAGCGCGCCGATGCCCTTGCGCCCCAACTCCTCGTAGGTGCGCGCCAGATCGGGGTTCTTGAGCGTGGAGCCGACGGCCGGGGGCTGCCCGCCCGGCAGGAACAGCTTGGCCGTGTCCGGGAAGTCGGCGAATCTCGCCTGGTTGTCGGCGGTCTGCTGGCGGAAGGTGGCGTCGACGGTGAAGCCGTCGCGCGCGATCTTCTCTGCGGGCTTCAGCAGCTTGCCGAGCGGCCTGGTGCCCCAGGTGCGCAGCGCCGCGTCCCAGGTGCCCGCGGTGCCGGGGGTGCCCACGCTGAGCCCGCTGGTCACCGCGTCCGCGAACGGCAGCGGCTTGCCGTTCTCCAGGAACAGCGACGAGGTCGCCGACGCCGGGGCCGTCTCGCGCCCGTCGATCGTGTGCACCGTACGGGACTTGGCGTCGTAGTAGACGAAGTACCCGCCGCCGCCGATGCCCGAGGAGTACGGCTCGGTGACGCCGAGCGCGGCGGCCGTGGCGACCGCCGCGTCCACCGCGTTGCCGCCGTGGCGCAGCACCTCGATCCCGGCGGCGGTGGCGTCCGCGTCGACGCTGGCCACCGCTCCCCCGTACCCCACCGCCTCCGGGGACTTGGCCGGCGGGGACGCGGCGGCCGGGGGCGCGGCGGATGGCGGTGCGGCGGCGACCGAGGCCAGCACGGCCCCGGCGACGGCCAGGAGCGAGAGACTGCGGACGGCTGGGCGAGGCATGCGTAC includes:
- a CDS encoding alginate lyase family protein; translation: MVTFHHPGVVVGRSQLDTVRARVRAAQEPWHSAYEKMRTSRYGSLDYVPHPAETVPCPPNAGPPACLSEREDALAAYTQALLWTVNGNEAHARKAVAIMDGWSKVMKEHTEGNAGLQTAWAGSSWARAADIVHASYPGWGSAAVQRFKWMLRKAYLPAVTAKVPDYNGNWELAMTDATIGIAVFLEDRDLFNASLERYRARVPAYFYLRADGSLPKVPPGGSMNTPEKLATYWFGQRVYADGLGQETCRNFMHIGYSLAASSHIAETAWQQGVDLYGPSAERLRAALEFHARYQLGEAAPPWLCGGKVERTMGPDVEVGLNHLRNRMHLKLPLTERLAERQRPAGTDDLFVAWETLTHAGNPGRPVTR
- a CDS encoding helix-turn-helix domain-containing protein, with the protein product MVRTPLTPEERERGERLGRLLRTARDGRSMTEVAAAAGLSAETLRKIETGRAPTPAFFTVAALAGVLGLSLDEVAGHCALLPA
- a CDS encoding winged helix-turn-helix transcriptional regulator codes for the protein MTTSRKNARPCSIADALAVVGEKYALLVLREVFFGVHRFDAIARNVGAPRDILTARLRRLVEAGVLRRVPYQERPVRYEYRATAAGQELRPVLLMLMNWGDRHLAEVAPTVWRHSCGADLDPAVMCRACGGEVHRRDVTPRFQVPGWGMEGAEE
- a CDS encoding acetyl-CoA C-acyltransferase — translated: MRDAVIVEAVRTPIGKGKPGGALAGTHPVELLAHTLRALVERSGVDPALIDDVIGGTVDQVGEQAMNTTRYAWLSAGFPDSVPATTVDRQCGSSQQAVHFAAQGVISGAYDLVVACGVESMSRVPMWSNVPAGADPFGPGVAARFPGGLVPQGISAELIAAKWSIGRARMDEFAAASHHRAAAAWDAGLFDAETAPLAGLRRDESIRPATTPEVLAGLRPAFEDPGFAERFPQIDWSVTAGNSSPVNDGASAVLITSSETAARLGLRPLARLHGFAVTGSDPVLMLTGVVPATEKVLRGSGLTLSDIDLFEVNEAFASVVLAWQQETGADLAKVNAHGGAIALGHPLGASGTRLMTTLVHAMRARGARYGLQTMCEAGGLANATVLEAL
- the map gene encoding type I methionyl aminopeptidase codes for the protein MVEIKTDTQMDAMREAGRVVARALAAARDTAAVGVSLLDLDRAAHEVLRAAGASSPFLGYHPEFAPTPFPAVACVSVNDAIVHGVPDGYRLRDGDLVSVDFGAVLDGWVGDSAISFTVGRARPEDVRLISTAYEALEAGIAAAVVGNRVGDIAHAIGSVCRGAGYGIPDGFGGHGVGRRMHEDPGVPNEGRPGRGMKLRHGMVLAIEPMLIADGTDDYYPAPDGWTLRTVTGTRAAHTEHTVAVTDSGPRVLTMV
- a CDS encoding DUF4360 domain-containing protein, giving the protein MFNALAIGGAAAVLLAAPLSTAQHPGGWGTPPPDKIVIDLVTVNGSGCPAGTAAVAVSPDNTAFTVTYSSYLAQVGKGSSPTDFRKNCQLALNVHVPQGFTYAIASADYRGFAHLEKGATAQERANYYFQGMSQTAYVTHPFKGPFDDDWQTNDTTDVSALVYKPCGEERYLNINTELRAGAGTSDPVNTTSFITMDSTDASITTVYHFSWKECPAAVTHP
- a CDS encoding glycoside hydrolase family 75 protein, whose translation is MPTRKLALAAACGAALLAAAVPPAARAADGPSGTDTGPVAAADLLARVKGCDQVSRGKYRTDRDSAATVPVCGKNGAVFWKADLDIDCDGRPGAVCNRATDPWFQNDTAFHQSDGRPLSAEELSYVVVPGASSLWNYGAAGIRGGGVAAVIYRDRVEYAVVGDTGPSKVIGEASYATAKALGMNPDPVSGGAASGVTYILFKDSQAKPIESHQQAVALGDRLARRFLAEN
- the ggt gene encoding gamma-glutamyltransferase, which translates into the protein MPRPAVRSLSLLAVAGAVLASVAAAPPSAAPPAAASPPAKSPEAVGYGGAVASVDADATAAGIEVLRHGGNAVDAAVATAAALGVTEPYSSGIGGGGYFVYYDAKSRTVHTIDGRETAPASATSSLFLENGKPLPFADAVTSGLSVGTPGTAGTWDAALRTWGTRPLGKLLKPAEKIARDGFTVDATFRQQTADNQARFADFPDTAKLFLPGGQPPAVGSTLKNPDLARTYEELGRKGIGALYRGDIGRDIVRTVRKPPLAAGSPRNARPGDLTARDLSAYGVERQAPTKVGYRGLDVYGMAPSSSGGTTVGEALNILERTDLSKATEAQYLHRYIEASRVAFADRGRWVGDPAFEDVPTKGLLSQRFADSRACLISDTKALTSPLAPGDPRHPAACATSGKAAPTTYEGENTTHLTVADKWGNIVSYTLTIEQTGGSGITVPGRGFLLNNELTDFSFAPASPAVHDPNLPGPGKRPRSSMSPTIVLDGHGRPVLALGSPGGATIITTVLQSLVNRLDRGMPLVDAIAAPRASQRNAAATELEPALYNNSPLKAQLQALGQAFTLNPEIGAATGVERLADGRWVAAAEKVRRGGGSAMVVHPAG